Proteins encoded together in one Oncorhynchus masou masou isolate Uvic2021 chromosome 3, UVic_Omas_1.1, whole genome shotgun sequence window:
- the LOC135517325 gene encoding vesicle-trafficking protein SEC22b-B-like yields MILLTMIARVADGLPLAASMQEDEQSGRDLQHYQSQAKQLCRKLNAQSPNRCTLEAGVMSFHYVIEHGVCYLALCEAVFPKKLVFGYLEDLQTEFNEQHGKKVPTVSRPYSFIEFDVYIQKTKKNYIDSRARRNLGSINTELQDVQRIMVANIEEVLQRGEALSALDTKASDLSSLSKKYRSDAKYLNTRSIYAKIAAGAVFFITLIVYMRFWWI; encoded by the exons ATGATTTTACTGACAATGATCGCTCGAGTAGCAGATGGTCTGCCGCTTGCTGCATCGATGCAAGAAGACGAGCAG TCAGGAAGAGACTTGCAACATTACCAGAGCCAGGCTAAGCAGCTGTGCCGCAAACTAAATGCCCAGAGTCCCAATAGATGTACTCTGGAGGCTGGGGTCATGTCCTTCCA CTATGTAATAGAACATGGCGTGTGCTACTTGGCCTTGTGTGAAGCTGTGTTTCCCAAGAAACTGGTATTTGGGTACCTGGAAGACCTCCAAACAGAATTCAATGAACAGCATGGAAAGAAAGTCCCCACAGTCTCCAGGCCGTACTCTTTCATTGAGTTTG ATGTGTACATCCAGAAGACAAAGAAGAACTACATTGACAGCAGGGCACGGAGGAACCTGGGCAGCATCAACACAGAACTGCAGGACGTCCAGCGTATCATGGTGGCAAACATTGAAGAGGTCCTGCAACGAGGAGAGGCCTTATCTG CTCTCGACACCAAAGCCAGCGATCTGTCCAGCCTTTCAAAGAAGTACCGCAGCGACGCCAAGTACCTCAACACCCGATCCATCTATGCCAAGATAGCAGCAGGGGCAGTCTTCTTCATTACACTCATCGTCTATATGCGTTTCTGGTGGATCTGA